From Streptomyces sp. NBC_00683, one genomic window encodes:
- a CDS encoding VOC family protein produces MFNAITHSQIFVLDQDQALDFYVGKLGLEVNADVDMGFMRWLTVSVPGHPDRQVLLEKPGPPAMSEETAEQVRELLTKGALGSALILTTDDCRKTYETLLAQGVEFTDEPTERPYGIDCGLRDPFGNHLRFTQLKA; encoded by the coding sequence ATGTTCAACGCAATCACACACTCACAGATCTTCGTCCTCGACCAGGACCAGGCCCTCGACTTCTACGTCGGCAAACTCGGCCTGGAGGTGAACGCCGACGTCGACATGGGCTTCATGCGCTGGCTCACGGTCAGCGTCCCCGGCCACCCCGACCGCCAGGTCCTGCTGGAGAAGCCGGGCCCTCCGGCGATGTCCGAGGAGACAGCCGAGCAGGTCCGCGAACTCCTGACCAAGGGCGCGCTGGGCAGCGCGCTCATCCTCACCACGGACGACTGCCGCAAGACGTACGAGACGTTGCTGGCCCAGGGCGTGGAGTTCACGGATGAGCCGACGGAGCGCCCGTACGGGATCGACTGCGGCCTGCGCGACCCCTTCGGCAACCACCTCCGCTTCACCCAATTGAAGGCCTGA
- a CDS encoding class I SAM-dependent DNA methyltransferase has product MDPDVWNEQVALGYDESSAHMYRPEVLGPTVDFLERRAGQGPALEFAVGTGRVALPLSARGMRVAGIEKSEPMARELARKPGGRDVVVTVGDMTTCRAPGTFSLVYLVYNAITCLLTQDEQVACFRNAARHLEPGGRFVIEVFVPELQRLPPGETARPFHVGEHHVGFDTYDLVNQQVVSHHYTIVDARGGSTFRSPHRYVWPSELDLMAKLAGLDLAERWADWDEAPFIASSRSHVSVWQKPGGRPAER; this is encoded by the coding sequence ATGGACCCGGACGTGTGGAACGAACAGGTGGCACTGGGCTACGACGAGTCATCGGCGCACATGTACAGGCCCGAAGTCCTGGGCCCAACCGTTGATTTTCTCGAGCGCCGTGCCGGTCAAGGGCCGGCGCTGGAGTTCGCGGTGGGAACCGGGCGCGTCGCGCTCCCGCTGAGTGCGCGAGGCATGCGTGTGGCCGGGATCGAGAAGTCGGAGCCGATGGCCCGGGAGCTCGCCAGGAAGCCTGGTGGCCGCGATGTGGTGGTGACCGTGGGAGACATGACGACCTGCCGGGCGCCGGGCACGTTCAGCCTGGTCTACCTCGTCTACAACGCCATCACCTGCCTGCTCACCCAGGACGAACAGGTCGCGTGCTTTCGCAACGCCGCGAGGCACCTGGAGCCGGGCGGCCGGTTCGTGATCGAGGTCTTCGTCCCCGAACTCCAGCGTCTGCCACCCGGCGAGACCGCCCGCCCGTTCCACGTCGGCGAGCACCACGTCGGCTTCGACACGTACGACCTGGTGAATCAGCAGGTGGTCTCCCACCACTACACGATCGTCGACGCACGCGGCGGTTCCACTTTCCGCTCGCCCCACCGCTATGTCTGGCCCTCCGAGCTCGACCTGATGGCGAAGCTCGCCGGGCTGGACCTGGCCGAACGGTGGGCCGACTGGGACGAGGCGCCTTTTATCGCGTCCAGCAGGTCACATGTCTCCGTGTGGCAGAAGCCGGGAGGCCGTCCCGCGGAACGCTGA
- a CDS encoding ArsR/SmtB family transcription factor, with protein MPQQPAAPRPAEPERPSPAPVEIGDLAALKALAQPRRQRVLEHLTLHGPATSAMLARALGLNTGSTSYHLRELARYGFAEEADATDGAEVAASGRRQRWWRAVPGDRRFPPRSRQSPETRHVMDELNHHAYAADLDLFERLQRDADDGPWADAFPYSRGTVRLTLPELHAFFEEYIALLNRYKRPDSETPAGARTLLTRFLAFPAPEPTADGDATGAGREDAHVSHSGETDPS; from the coding sequence ATGCCACAGCAACCCGCTGCACCCCGGCCCGCAGAGCCGGAACGTCCGTCCCCGGCGCCCGTCGAGATCGGCGATCTCGCCGCGCTCAAGGCACTCGCCCAGCCGCGCCGTCAGCGCGTGCTCGAGCACCTGACCCTGCACGGGCCCGCCACGTCGGCGATGCTCGCCCGTGCCCTCGGGCTGAACACGGGGTCGACCAGCTACCACCTGCGCGAGCTGGCCAGGTACGGCTTCGCCGAGGAGGCGGACGCCACGGACGGGGCGGAGGTTGCGGCATCCGGGCGTCGGCAGCGCTGGTGGCGGGCTGTCCCCGGTGACCGGCGCTTTCCGCCGCGCAGCCGTCAGAGCCCTGAGACGCGGCACGTCATGGACGAGCTGAACCACCATGCGTACGCCGCCGACCTGGACCTCTTCGAGCGGCTCCAGCGCGACGCGGACGACGGCCCCTGGGCGGACGCGTTCCCGTACTCGCGCGGCACCGTCCGGCTCACGCTGCCCGAACTCCACGCGTTCTTCGAGGAGTACATCGCTCTCCTCAACAGGTACAAGCGGCCCGATTCCGAGACACCGGCCGGCGCCCGCACCCTGCTCACCCGGTTCCTCGCCTTCCCCGCTCCCGAGCCCACGGCTGACGGCGACGCCACCGGGGCCGGCCGGGAAGACGCCCACGTATCCCACAGCGGAGAGACGGACCCCTCATGA
- a CDS encoding ABC transporter permease codes for MMLRYALKTVRARKAGFAGAFVALMCAAAMITACGTLLETGLRGTIRTERYAAAPVMVSADQNVHRTTVKQKKGKTKVKHKAKPIAERAWLPADIGQTLADTPGVGRVIPELTFLAEPLTPGGTGGRAAYGHDWASAELTPYRLTAGSAPTAATDVVIDRYLAERARLEPGDRLTVQSTQAPRSYRVSGVAAPATAVRHQTSLFFSAAEARRLADRPGQVTAFGVLPDAGTATYKGPLGRAVAEALHGTGAQVSTGDARGPVEFLDAAAGRIKLVSMGGAMAGTSLLVAILVVVGTFALTVQQRHRELALLRAIAATSGQIRRLLGREALIVGAAAGTAGALVGLPLGGWLHGRFVSLGAVPATLQHTVSVFPALAAVTATLFGAWAAARIASRRVSRIRPAEALAEAQIESTRPAWGRLVAGSLLLVGGGVLVALLGVLHTEPASTPVTFLAVVVLSASVALLGPLLVRGAAFVLAGPLRLTGHGGRLATANIRGTAARMASVVTPLTLLVGMTCTVLFVQPTLGNAARTEAREGVVADWVVTSQGPGVPAEAAQRLRTHDDVVTEVVRTTVRVGLDKYTAQGVTPAGLTRTWNPDVTAGSLEGLTHHTIAVSELAAERLHLKPGSTLKLTLGDGTPATLTVAAVYARGLGFGDLTLVHDLVARHVDNPLSASLLVSTKRTQAHVTSTLREFPGVTTLSPTAADSLQAQRQQSAAEVNLIAMGLVLAFTAIAVVNTLAMSVSERIREFALLRLVGATRRQVLRMLRIEALSVLLLATALGSSIALAILTAFSLGMTGRAAPTVTPLVYVTVVAGAGLLALVATALPGRVALRVPAVTVATARE; via the coding sequence ATGATGCTGCGCTACGCCCTGAAGACCGTCCGTGCGCGCAAGGCAGGCTTCGCCGGTGCCTTCGTCGCTCTCATGTGCGCCGCAGCCATGATCACCGCGTGCGGAACCCTCCTGGAGACGGGACTGCGCGGCACCATCCGCACCGAGCGCTACGCCGCTGCTCCGGTCATGGTCTCCGCCGACCAGAATGTCCACCGGACCACCGTCAAGCAGAAGAAGGGCAAGACCAAGGTCAAGCACAAGGCCAAACCCATCGCCGAACGTGCCTGGCTCCCCGCGGACATCGGGCAGACCCTCGCCGATACTCCCGGCGTCGGCCGCGTGATCCCCGAACTGACCTTCCTGGCCGAGCCACTGACCCCGGGCGGTACCGGCGGCCGGGCCGCATACGGACACGACTGGGCGTCCGCCGAGCTGACCCCGTACCGGCTGACCGCGGGCTCCGCCCCCACAGCGGCCACCGATGTGGTCATCGACCGCTACCTCGCCGAGCGCGCCCGCCTGGAACCTGGGGACCGCCTCACCGTCCAGTCGACGCAGGCCCCGCGCTCCTACCGCGTCTCAGGTGTGGCCGCTCCCGCCACAGCCGTTCGCCACCAGACGTCCCTCTTCTTCTCCGCCGCCGAGGCCCGCCGTCTCGCCGACCGCCCGGGCCAGGTCACCGCCTTCGGTGTCCTCCCGGACGCCGGGACGGCTACCTACAAGGGCCCTCTGGGACGGGCCGTGGCCGAGGCGCTGCACGGCACCGGCGCGCAGGTCAGTACAGGCGACGCGCGGGGCCCGGTGGAGTTCCTGGACGCCGCCGCAGGGCGCATCAAGCTGGTCAGCATGGGCGGGGCGATGGCCGGCACCTCGCTGCTCGTGGCGATCCTGGTGGTGGTCGGGACCTTCGCGCTCACCGTCCAGCAGCGCCACCGCGAACTCGCCCTGCTCCGCGCCATCGCCGCGACCTCCGGCCAGATCCGCAGGCTGCTCGGGCGCGAGGCCCTGATCGTCGGAGCGGCCGCGGGCACGGCCGGAGCCCTGGTGGGCCTTCCCCTCGGCGGGTGGCTGCACGGCAGGTTCGTCAGCCTGGGCGCCGTGCCCGCCACGCTTCAGCACACCGTCAGTGTGTTCCCGGCGCTCGCCGCCGTCACCGCGACCCTGTTCGGCGCCTGGGCAGCCGCACGGATCGCCTCCCGCAGGGTTTCCCGGATCCGGCCGGCCGAAGCGCTGGCCGAGGCCCAGATCGAGTCCACCCGGCCCGCGTGGGGCCGCCTCGTCGCCGGCTCTCTGCTGCTCGTCGGAGGTGGCGTCCTCGTCGCCCTGCTCGGCGTCCTGCACACCGAGCCCGCCTCGACACCGGTGACGTTCCTCGCGGTCGTCGTCCTGTCCGCCTCCGTCGCCCTGCTCGGGCCTCTCCTGGTCAGGGGAGCAGCTTTCGTCCTCGCCGGTCCCCTGCGCCTGACCGGCCACGGCGGCAGGCTCGCCACCGCCAACATCCGTGGCACCGCCGCCCGTATGGCCTCCGTCGTCACACCTCTCACTCTGCTCGTCGGCATGACCTGCACGGTGCTCTTCGTCCAGCCCACCCTCGGGAACGCCGCCCGCACCGAGGCCCGCGAGGGCGTCGTCGCAGACTGGGTTGTCACGTCCCAGGGACCGGGCGTCCCGGCCGAGGCGGCGCAACGGCTGCGTACGCACGACGACGTCGTCACCGAGGTGGTCCGTACGACGGTCAGGGTAGGCCTGGACAAGTACACGGCCCAGGGCGTCACTCCGGCAGGCCTCACCCGCACCTGGAACCCGGACGTCACCGCCGGCTCTCTCGAAGGGCTCACCCATCACACCATCGCGGTCAGCGAACTGGCGGCAGAACGGCTCCACTTGAAACCCGGAAGCACCCTGAAGCTCACGCTCGGCGACGGCACACCCGCCACGCTCACGGTCGCGGCCGTCTACGCCAGAGGCCTCGGCTTCGGAGACCTCACCCTCGTGCACGACCTCGTGGCACGCCACGTCGACAACCCGCTCTCCGCCTCACTCCTCGTCAGCACGAAGCGTACGCAGGCACATGTCACTTCCACGCTGCGGGAGTTCCCGGGTGTCACCACCCTCTCGCCGACTGCCGCGGACTCGTTGCAGGCGCAGCGCCAGCAGTCTGCCGCCGAGGTCAACCTCATCGCCATGGGACTTGTCCTTGCCTTCACCGCCATCGCCGTCGTCAACACACTCGCCATGTCGGTCTCCGAGCGCATCCGGGAGTTCGCACTGCTGCGGCTCGTCGGGGCAACACGCCGTCAGGTACTGCGCATGCTGCGCATCGAGGCCCTGTCCGTCCTTCTTCTGGCCACCGCACTCGGCAGCTCCATCGCCCTGGCCATCCTGACCGCGTTCAGCCTCGGCATGACGGGCCGGGCGGCACCGACCGTCACCCCTCTCGTGTACGTCACGGTTGTCGCCGGAGCCGGACTGCTCGCGCTCGTCGCAACTGCCTTGCCCGGTCGCGTTGCCCTGCGGGTTCCCGCAGTGACGGTGGCTACAGCCAGGGAATAG
- a CDS encoding AraC family transcriptional regulator — MSRTVEETNRRMLRARDAMDRAYAQPLDVPALARIAHVSPAHFARTFRATFGETPHRYLQRRRVERAMFLLRETDRSVTDICYEVGFGSTGTFSRTFRDIVGRSPRTYRKETAATNVPTCFTKAWTRPSG, encoded by the coding sequence GTGAGCCGCACCGTGGAAGAGACCAACCGCCGCATGCTCCGGGCAAGGGACGCGATGGACCGTGCGTACGCGCAGCCACTGGACGTACCGGCGCTGGCCAGGATCGCCCATGTGTCACCGGCGCACTTCGCCCGCACCTTCCGGGCCACCTTCGGCGAGACACCGCACCGCTACCTGCAGCGGCGCCGCGTCGAGCGGGCGATGTTCCTGCTGCGGGAAACCGACCGCAGTGTCACGGACATCTGTTACGAGGTCGGCTTCGGCAGCACCGGTACCTTCAGCCGCACGTTCCGCGACATCGTCGGCCGGTCGCCGAGGACGTACCGCAAGGAGACGGCGGCCACGAACGTACCCACGTGCTTCACGAAGGCATGGACGCGGCCGAGTGGCTGA
- a CDS encoding NmrA family NAD(P)-binding protein: MTTRASVLVTGATGNTGSRVVARLSGLGHAITRASRRPAGTAAGAREVRFDWYDAETYGPALRGVDRAYLVPPIGDPEPAAVMPPFLEQALAAGVRRVVLLSSSAIPVGGPGVGRVHEVLADGLFGEWAVLRPSWFMQNFTGRHPHAESIRKEGAVSSATGSGRVGFVDADDIAEVAVRALADVESPDTDLVITGPEALSYDEVAAVMAEVTGRPVVHRQLTYEQMRDRLAAEGLPEEFAAMLAGMDRAIADGAENRVTGTVERMTGRPARTFRAHAESAFGAEPGCMPEA, encoded by the coding sequence GTGACTACTCGTGCATCTGTTCTGGTCACCGGAGCGACCGGCAACACGGGCAGCCGTGTCGTCGCCCGGCTCTCCGGGCTCGGCCACGCCATCACCCGGGCCTCCCGCCGACCCGCCGGGACGGCGGCTGGTGCGCGCGAGGTCCGGTTCGACTGGTACGACGCCGAGACCTACGGCCCCGCACTGCGGGGTGTCGACCGCGCCTATCTCGTACCGCCCATCGGGGATCCGGAACCCGCCGCCGTCATGCCGCCCTTCCTGGAGCAGGCTCTCGCGGCAGGGGTGCGGCGGGTCGTGCTGCTCAGCTCCTCGGCCATCCCCGTGGGCGGGCCCGGAGTCGGGCGGGTGCACGAGGTGCTTGCCGACGGGCTGTTCGGTGAGTGGGCCGTGCTGCGACCCAGTTGGTTCATGCAGAACTTCACCGGCCGCCACCCGCATGCCGAGAGCATCCGCAAGGAAGGCGCTGTGTCGAGCGCGACCGGGAGCGGAAGAGTCGGCTTCGTGGACGCCGACGACATCGCGGAGGTCGCCGTGCGGGCCCTCGCGGACGTCGAGTCGCCTGATACGGATCTTGTCATCACCGGTCCGGAGGCGCTGAGTTACGACGAGGTCGCGGCCGTCATGGCCGAGGTCACCGGGCGACCGGTTGTGCACCGGCAGCTCACGTACGAACAGATGCGCGACCGCCTTGCCGCCGAGGGCCTTCCCGAGGAGTTCGCTGCCATGCTGGCCGGCATGGACCGGGCCATCGCCGACGGTGCGGAGAACCGTGTCACCGGGACCGTCGAGCGGATGACCGGACGGCCTGCTCGCACGTTCCGTGCGCATGCGGAGAGTGCGTTCGGGGCGGAGCCAGGGTGCATGCCGGAGGCGTAG
- a CDS encoding DUF6234 family protein translates to MTTEPGSGTPLLPGVAHRLPDAPEPGGNTLGGGCLTVLALIVEIPVVFLIALSLGMRGWAQSTRQKIESPGHVGPPPMDWVPVLWLGAFTLAVFVVAGLFLRSGHPYAGSVQLLVGAVVLAATIAVGTAEHERAHPAPLPRCPTPAGVPCAPQDPGAPPANDRGSQGHQCRSGGNSDECADSGR, encoded by the coding sequence ATGACCACAGAACCGGGCTCCGGCACCCCGCTCCTGCCGGGGGTCGCGCACCGTCTCCCGGATGCCCCGGAACCCGGCGGCAACACTCTCGGGGGCGGGTGCCTGACCGTGCTTGCCCTGATCGTCGAGATCCCTGTCGTCTTCCTGATAGCCCTGTCGCTGGGCATGCGGGGCTGGGCCCAGTCGACGAGACAGAAGATAGAATCACCGGGGCACGTCGGACCGCCCCCGATGGACTGGGTCCCGGTCCTCTGGCTCGGCGCGTTCACCCTGGCCGTCTTCGTGGTCGCCGGGCTGTTCCTGCGCTCGGGGCATCCGTACGCGGGGTCGGTCCAGTTGCTGGTCGGCGCGGTCGTACTGGCAGCCACCATCGCCGTGGGGACGGCCGAGCACGAGCGGGCCCACCCTGCGCCGCTGCCGCGGTGCCCGACGCCGGCCGGAGTGCCGTGCGCCCCGCAGGATCCCGGTGCCCCGCCTGCGAACGATCGAGGTTCCCAGGGACATCAGTGCCGCAGCGGCGGCAACAGTGACGAATGCGCGGACAGCGGCCGCTGA
- a CDS encoding TetR/AcrR family transcriptional regulator — protein MTQRKERADALRNREAVLAAADDLFASSQSPRSVSMDDVAAAAGVGKGTLFRRFGDRTGLIQALYEARIQPLRDAVDSGPPPLGPSTPPHDRVRALLDAVLRFKLDNRHLALALEEAGSGSPYHAEHYTWWHRTLRDTLRQIPSVPSGDFAAHALLAATRADLVEHLSGQEHFTADLMRSELASYVSKVLADDNDSDD, from the coding sequence ATGACCCAGCGCAAAGAGCGCGCCGACGCCCTGCGCAACCGCGAGGCCGTCCTTGCCGCGGCCGACGACCTCTTCGCGAGCAGCCAAAGCCCTCGCAGCGTGTCCATGGACGACGTCGCTGCGGCTGCCGGAGTCGGCAAGGGCACGCTGTTCCGCCGGTTCGGCGACCGCACGGGCCTCATCCAGGCCCTGTACGAGGCCCGCATCCAGCCTCTGCGCGACGCGGTGGATTCAGGCCCGCCGCCGCTCGGCCCCTCGACCCCGCCGCACGACCGCGTTCGGGCCCTGCTCGACGCCGTACTCCGCTTCAAGCTCGACAACCGCCACCTCGCCCTGGCCCTGGAGGAGGCAGGCAGCGGCAGTCCCTACCATGCGGAGCACTACACGTGGTGGCACCGCACACTCCGGGACACGCTGCGGCAGATCCCCTCGGTCCCGTCCGGCGACTTCGCGGCGCACGCCCTGCTGGCCGCGACCCGCGCCGACCTCGTCGAACACCTGTCGGGCCAGGAGCACTTCACGGCTGATCTAATGAGGTCGGAGCTGGCTTCGTACGTGTCAAAGGTCCTGGCCGACGACAACGACAGTGATGACTGA
- a CDS encoding NADPH-dependent F420 reductase gives MRIGILGTGNVGRALAMGWTRAGHDVVLGSRRPDDAQLRSELTSAVGDDIPVVDTAAAVAGAEVVVNATPGTASVELLAGVGAPALAGKVLIDVAVGFGEDGSLSHPLESLGEEIQRTFPDVRVVKTLCTVDARLMVAPDSVEGPSTLFLSSEDAAAKATAVALLNDLGWPSDSLLDLGGITTARGQEHYSLLFMGIAEALGSYGFGVRVVPQV, from the coding sequence ATGAGAATCGGAATCTTAGGAACGGGCAATGTAGGACGGGCGCTGGCCATGGGCTGGACCCGAGCGGGACACGACGTCGTACTCGGATCGCGGCGGCCGGACGACGCGCAACTGCGGTCGGAACTGACATCCGCGGTGGGGGACGACATCCCGGTCGTGGACACGGCAGCGGCCGTGGCTGGTGCAGAGGTGGTGGTCAACGCGACACCTGGCACCGCGTCCGTAGAGCTGCTCGCGGGAGTCGGGGCGCCTGCCCTGGCCGGCAAAGTACTGATCGACGTCGCGGTCGGCTTCGGCGAGGACGGCTCGCTCTCGCACCCCTTGGAGAGCCTGGGCGAGGAGATCCAGCGGACGTTCCCGGACGTACGGGTCGTCAAGACGCTCTGCACCGTCGACGCCCGGCTCATGGTGGCACCGGACTCAGTTGAGGGCCCCAGCACCCTGTTCCTGTCGAGCGAGGACGCAGCGGCCAAGGCTACGGCCGTCGCCCTGCTGAACGACCTGGGCTGGCCCTCGGACTCGCTGCTCGACCTCGGCGGCATCACCACCGCGCGCGGTCAGGAGCACTACAGCCTGCTCTTCATGGGGATCGCCGAGGCCCTCGGCTCCTACGGCTTCGGGGTGCGGGTGGTGCCTCAGGTCTGA
- a CDS encoding SAM-dependent methyltransferase has translation MTDHATTPDSAAQQKIDTSVPHSARIWNYWLGGKDNYPVDEAAGDAYSAVFPGIVTIARSSRAFLSRNITHLVTDAGIRQFLDVGTGLPTEDNTHEVAQRLAPDARIVYVDHDPMVLTHARALLTSTPEGATAYIDAELTDPDRILAVAAETLDLTRPTALILSNILGHVADYDQARSIVSRLMDGLPSGSYLSINDGSRGTDADYEQAQDAYNETGAVPYFLRPVDRIEGFFDGLELLDPGVVSVPLWRPAPGAPVLEAIGEHGGLARKP, from the coding sequence ATGACGGACCACGCGACAACGCCCGACTCGGCGGCGCAGCAGAAGATCGACACGTCGGTCCCGCACTCCGCCCGGATCTGGAACTACTGGCTGGGCGGGAAGGACAACTATCCCGTCGACGAGGCGGCCGGCGACGCGTACAGCGCCGTCTTCCCCGGCATCGTCACGATCGCCCGCAGCAGCCGCGCCTTTCTGAGCCGCAACATCACTCACCTGGTCACCGACGCGGGCATCCGGCAGTTCCTGGACGTCGGTACCGGCCTGCCGACCGAGGACAACACCCACGAGGTCGCCCAGCGGCTCGCCCCCGACGCCAGGATCGTCTACGTCGACCACGACCCGATGGTCCTCACGCACGCCCGCGCCCTGCTCACCTCCACCCCCGAGGGGGCGACCGCCTACATCGACGCCGAACTGACCGACCCCGACCGCATCCTCGCGGTCGCCGCCGAGACGCTGGACCTCACTCGCCCCACTGCCCTGATCCTCAGCAACATCTTGGGCCACGTCGCGGACTACGACCAGGCACGCAGCATCGTCAGCCGCCTGATGGACGGACTGCCGTCCGGCAGCTACCTCTCCATCAACGACGGTTCACGGGGCACCGACGCCGACTACGAACAGGCCCAGGACGCCTACAACGAAACCGGTGCGGTCCCCTACTTCCTGCGCCCCGTCGACAGGATCGAGGGGTTCTTCGACGGCCTCGAACTCCTGGACCCCGGGGTCGTCTCGGTCCCGCTCTGGCGCCCGGCCCCCGGCGCCCCCGTCCTGGAGGCCATCGGTGAGCACGGCGGCCTGGCCCGCAAGCCCTGA